Genomic window (Candidatus Aquicultor sp.):
TCGGCACTCAGGCGTTTTGCAGCAAGCTCGAATGATGTGCGCGTGCGCGTGCTCGGCTCGAAGAAGAGATTAATCACCGTGCGCCCGCGAAGTGTTGGAACTTTTTTAATCGGACGCGCGGAAACCTCTCTGAACGAATCGGCCATATCAAGGATGAGCGAAATCTCATCGCTTGTAAGCTGGTTTATGCTCACTAGATCTTTATGACGTAATCCCACGTGAACCCCTTACTCTTCCTCACCGATAACGACTGAGTCTTTATTATCAATTTCCGACACGTTGACTTGTACGCGTTCTTTGCGAGCCGTCGGAATATTTTTGCCGACATAATCCGCGCGAATCGGCACCTCTCTGTGCCCGCGGTCGATCATTACCGCCAGCTGAATCGCTGCCGGCCTGCCGTAATCCATAATCGCGTCGAGCGAAGCCCTGGTCGTGCGGCCCGTGAAGAGCACGTCGTCGACGAGGATGATGGTTTTATCCCGCACATCAAACGGGATTTCGGTTTTGTAAATCTTCGGTGTTGCGAAGGTGGAAACATCATCGCGGTACATGCTGATATCGAGCGAACCAACCGGGATGTCGACCATTTCAATCTGTTTGATCTTTTCCGCCAACCTGCGAGCAAAAAAAATACCGCGGTTGCGGATTCCTACCAATGCCAGGTTTTCCGCCCCACGGTTGTTTTCTAAAATTTCATGGGCGATCCTGGTGATCGCGCGCTCCATTGCGGTGCTGTCCATGACGAGTGCTTTTTCTTTAAAGCCCATTTATCGCTCCCTTTTTCGGTGCAAAAAAATACCTTCTCTGCGGGCTGCAAGAAGGTAGGCATGTGGGCGCTTAAGCTTAACATATTCTGTTGCCATCCTTGCCAGCCTCACAGGACTAGATTTAAAGGTCTCAATAACAATAACAGAAAGTCAAAAGCAGTGCAACCATTTTCGCACGCAGATCTGCCAAACTTTTATATCATTTCCGCATGCCTTACATGCGACCGTATAGCCTTAATGCTAAGGCTCACCCGCCTCTTCAGAAATCCGTGCTTCAATTTCTTCCAGGCTTTCCGGCACTTCGTCTTCTTCCATCCGGCGTAAATGCAGGTGCTTGCGTATAGGGGCCCAAATTGCAAGCAGCAGGACCAGAACACCCATGACGTACCATCCGATATCTTGAAGCCATATCAGCCAGATTGTAATTTGCTGCTTGCGCGCGTAGCCCTGCCAATCGCTATTGAGCTGCTTTTGATTGCGCCCTACCGCGCGAAGCAGTGCCGTATCAAAATCCTCACCTGCCTGCATCCTATCGATTGCCCCATAGAGTTTATTGCGGCCGAATTTGTCGGCGACAAAACTGACCATCTGGTACGCTTGCGCGTAATCCTGCTGTGAGCCGGCCCAGCCACTATTGCTATGGTTACCGACTAACTGCGGGATATCCCTCGTCAACATATAACTATCGAGGTTGGCGACATCGACACCGGGTTGAGATTCATACGTCGCAAGCCCTTCGATAAACCATTCGGGCACGGTGTCGATTCTCGGAACGCTGCGCATAAAGATGATATGGTTGATTTCATGGGTTAACGTAATAGTTGCGTTGCCGACGCCATTTAAGATTGAAACCAGGTTCTGCCCAGGAGCCGCGTATCCAGCGGCATTATCAGAGGGGCTATCGCTTAAAAAAGCGGCACGGTCCGTGTAGACGTAAAGTTTTATTTTTTGTTGCTGTTCGAAATGGTAGCGCCCGGCCATATCTATATAGATAGATTCTGCAGTTTGCCCGATACTTCGCATATTGGCACGTTTGGTCGCAAAAATTATAAAATGAGGCGTTTGCAGCGAGGTCCAATCTCTCTGCGATGTAATGGCAACAGCGCTACCAGCGCTACTGGCAAGTATGGCAAGCCCTAGCGTAATAATAACTGCGATATTTTTAATCATAAAACCGGCGCCATTATGGCTCGCCATTGTCTCTTACCTCCTTGACCCTGTTGTTACGCTTCGGTAAACTAGGTCAGTCAGGCATTGTTTTCCCAGTGCAGAGCAACCAATTGGAGCGGACATGAGACTCAGTTACTCGGCAATCTCAACATATCAGAAATGCCCTCTCTCCTACAAATTCCAATATATCGAGAGAATTCCGACAAAACCGTCGCATCATTTGAGTTTTGGAAGCAGCGTGCATGCGGCGCTTGAGTTCTTCTACTCCGTGATCGAGGGAGCCGAGCCGTACAGCCTCGAGCGACTTTTACGGGAACTCGATAACGTCTGGCTGAGTGAAGGATACGAAAGCCTTGCGCATCAGCAAGAATATAAAGATAAAGGCCGCGCTATCCTTACCAAGTTTTACGAGGCAAATGTTGCAGCGTTTGCTAAACCGGTGGCCGTTGAACAACGATTTGCGATCTCGCTCGGCAACGATCTTACGCTCTCAGGTATAATCGACCGTATCGACCGCCGACCCGATGGCGGCTTTGAAATCATCGATTACAAAACCAACGGCAAACTGCCGCCTCGCACAAAAATTAAAACCGACCTACAGCTTCCCATCTACCATATGGCGGTCGAAGATATGTACGGGATTGCACCGAAACAAGTTACGCTGTACTTTCTCGTGCCGGGCGAAAAGATGAGCGCCAGTAAGACGAAGACTGATATAGACAGGGCAAAAGATACGATCTACAAAGTCGCCGACGGTATTAAACGCGATACCGAACACGGCTTATTTGAGCCGCTCGGGAACCCGCTTTGTCCGTGGTGTGATTTCATCGAGCTGTGCCCTATGCACAAAAACGATCCCGTAATCATGGCCAAAGCTGCTGCAAACGGTAAGCTCGCCGGACTTGCAGCCCGCAAAGAGCAAAGCTCTATCCAAAACCAACCGGCGACAAGCGCAATGATAACCGAACTTAAGAAGAGCGCAACTCAAATCGAGCGCGTTGTCGATGAGTATTTTGACCTGGTTAACACGATTGAAGCGGCCCGCACCAGGCTTAACGAGCTTCAGCCGGTCATTCATGAGTACTGCGAGAAAAACAAGCTAGCCTCAATACGCGGCACACACGGGCAACTTTCGCGCAGCGCTCGCAAAACCACTCACTATAATATAGACAAATTGCGGGCGCTTCTTGAGCCTCGCGGCTTATGGGAAAAGGTGCTAGACGTTAACGGCGCGCTGTTGAAACAACTGCTGGAAGACTCGGCTTCCGAGGATGAGCTGAGAAAACTTATCGCCACCGCCAAAGAAGTCGAAGAAATCGGCTACGTCCTTTATATTAAAGATGAACCGGCTGACGAGTAAATTTGTCACCATCTTCATAAATACCACCTACAAGTATCCACCCAGCCGGTATTAGCAGGAATAAGCTGTTAAGGAGCATTTATGAAACGTTTTTCGGCCACTCTGACCTGCCTTCTGTCAATCTTTTTACTTTCGATATTGCTCTCAGCGTGTGAAAAAGCAAATAATAACTCCTCAGCAAAGTCATTAACCGTAAACGTGGTACTTCCCAGAACGATATTTGTGGGTGATTATCAGGCACGTTGCACTCCAAGAAAAATCACGTATCTCAAAACGCTCCCTCTTCTTACTGCGAAAACCGAGCAATTTTCTGAAAAAGAGGTCATCGGGTGGTTTAAGCCGAGCAGTATTACGACATCACAAGCAGTATCAACTGATGTAAGCTGGTCGTTTAGCAGAAACTTATACGGCCTCTATGTAGCAAACCAGATAGCCGCCGACGCGGGACAAAAGGCTTGGGACTTGCAGGGCGAAGAAACGGGCACGCTGGTTATCAGACAAGTTCCTGATAATTTCCTCACGCCGAATATCTCTTTCTCTAACCCAACGGAGTATCATTCATACGGTCTAATACCGAAAGGACCTGAACCACAGCCAAAGGTCATATTTGTTAGGGAGTCGATATCTGAGACGGAAGCTATTGTGAAAGCCGATGCGTATATAAACGCGCACGGAGGCATGCCGGCAGACGCCGTTCGACACGCTGTATCAATCGAAAGCGGTGTTATAGTTAAGGAACAGGGTAAGCGGGTTTATCCTATCAACAGCATATATGGATACTCGGTCAGCTATAGCCAGCGCTACCAGGGTATTCCTGTTTATCTCGACAGTATCGCGGTAACCCTTGATGAGGTGGGCGTTACCAGCTATTCTCGCACGTGGCACAAATTCGAAGCTATAAGCCCGCCAAAACCCATTATTAACCCACGAAAAGCAGTTGATGCAGCTGTGAAATATCTTACGCCAGGCATCAACTCCCGTGAAGGTATCGTGGTAAGCCGAGTACAACTACGGTACTATAACTCGCAATCGCTCGAGTTTCCATGGCGCTCCAGCGTTCCGAAGAATGAGCTGAGCCCATACTGGTATATTCGCGTCAATAACCATGACGTGCGCGTTAACGCTTTAACCGGTAATATCGTTGAGCCTAATCTCGGTTCTAACGCGGAATCGGACGCAACTGTAAAGAAGGTCGATATACATCAACCCTAAAGATTTACCTAAGGACGAGGCAACACGACGCCTGAACTTTACGGATGATGGTTATAATAAGTACCGGTTTACTCAATAATCTCAATTTCGGGACCGGTGTATCCGCGAATCTTATCTCTGAAGCAGTATCCGATTAGTTTATAGATAAGCTTTGCAGCAAAGAAGTCGCTCGCAGGGTTTCCAGAAATCGGTGCAAGCTCTACCACGTCAAATCCGACGACCTTTTTATGGAATGTTATCTCGTCGATTATTCTAAGCAGCTCATACCAGGTAATCCCGCCCGGTTCCGGTGTGCCTACCGCCGGAACCTCCGACGGATCGAAAACGTCCATGTCGATTGTTATGTACACGGTATCGCCCAGGGCGTCAACAATGTCTTCAACGCCGTAATAGCCAAACTTGTACTGCGGGGCGGATACAGAAAATATATTTTTCTCTTTTATAAATGCGGCTTCCTCCGCACTACTGTTGCGTACGCCAAGTTGGGCGAAACTAATTCCCTCGTCGTAAATGCGCCGCATAACGCAAGCGTGACTATATTTTGTTTCCTCGTAGGTATCACGGAGGTCGGTGTGGGCGTCTAGCTGCAGCACGGTAATATCAGGATAACGCTCGCGTAACGCCTGCACGGCTCCGAGCGTGATCGAGTGCTCTCCCCCGATCATTACCGGAAATTTATTTCCCTCGACAACGTTAAGAACAGCCTGTTTAACATCCTTGATCTGTTCTTTCGGCCCTGCCATGTTGGGTAAAAGCTCGTTCATCGTGTGTATGCCGACTTTTTTGTAGATTTCGGTCTCGAACTCCATATCGTAGAGCTCAACCTGACGAGAGGCATTGATTATAGCGAGTGGGCCTTCCCTTGTCCCCGCTTTATACGTTGTGGTTGCGTCATACGGCACGGGCACTATGACGACATCCGCCTCATCAAATGAGCTGTTTTCATCTATTCCAAGAAAATTAAAGGGTAACGACGCGTACATCCATACCTCCGGAAATATTATTGCATGCCAGAACAGGCATAGTATTATCTACCACATTAATTGTAAGTGTTAAGCGTTGTTTTGCAAGCCAAAGATAGGCTTGGCAGCATATTGCACGACGATCGGATGCATTTAGACGGCAGGAGCCGCATGAGAAATGTTACCACTGGAAATGGGTTCTCCCCGCCTTCGAAATTTCGAAGAACGGGGAGATTAATTGAGTAACATAAAATCCGCCTTGTGTCGGTTTACATTTCTTAGAACCGAGGAATGTGCTTAGCTTCTACATCCTCTTTCTTGATACCGAGCTGCCTGCAAATCGATTCGAGTATCTTATCGCAACTCGTAGCTCCACAGGTAAACACATCAAGGGCCATCTTGCCGTCATCGGCATAGGTATGCACGGAAACATGGCTCTCGTCGAGCATGATAAATGCCGTGCAACCCGGCGATGAGTTGTGTCCAAAATGGTACCTGGACTGGTTAATGATGTTCGCACCAACTTCATTCGCCGCGTTAACGATGGTCTGAAGTAGCTTCTTGTCGTCCACAAGCAGGTCAAACGCCTGGTTGTGGACGTCCACAATTAAGTGATTACCCTTGTTCATCTCTCAATCCTTTCTAGTTGATTTCCAACCCAACTAAAGTTTCTTTTCCTATTGAAATCCTTATTGGATTGCATAAACGCACCTATAATGAGCGGCAATCCGATAGTCGCATCTAAGTACACGGTTGCAATTTGGGCATCTTTGGTTATCTTGCCCCAAGATTGCGCTTCCTCGAAAGTGCAACCGCTTAGACCACCCCATTTCGGATCATCCGTAGTAATTTGTATGGCATATTTGTGGCCGGGGATCTTTCGATAGCCCATTGTGTCAAGCATTGGCTCAAGCTGTTGAATATAATTCTTGGGCACGCCGCCTCCAACGTAAATTGCCCCTGTTTCCTCGGCCTTTAGTTTAATCTGAGCGATCTCATAGTTGTCTCGTATCTGGTCGATAATAAGATTTCCCGGACCTCTCCCGTTGTTCTCGCTCTGTGCGTACAGGTGTGTAAGTGCGATACCGATCGCACTGTCGCACAACGCCGGACAAAACGCAGGAACATCTTCCTCATAGGCAGCTCGAAGGATTGAGTTCGGATCTTCGATCCTTGAGCCGAGATATGCTAGAAACTCGCGCGACGAATACGCACGGGGCTCCAGCTCAGAAGCCATGTCTGCTATAGCAAACTCGACGCTCTCAAAATCGTCATTGCTGATATATGTATCGTAAATGCGATCGATTTTGAGGCCCTCTAGAACTCCATCGTTTGCGTGGGAGGATCCGATATAATGATGGAAGCCCAGCGCTTCGATGATGTCATGCGTTAGGTTCGCGCCTGTTGAAACAAGCGCATCGATCATGTGGTTCTTAATCATGTCCCTGACGACTTTTCGTAAGCCCCCAGGAACAATAGCACCAGCTATGCCGAGGAATATTGTAGCCTTTTCGTCCTTAACCATTGTGTCAAGCACGTTTCTTGCTTTAGCAAGATTGCGGCTCTGATACGATGTCGCTTCGAATCCCCGAAGTAGCTGGTCTAATCCTTCGATCTTACTCAGATCGAGGTGCTGTATAGGGTGTTTTAATAAATCCCTTTTTTCCAACTGACCTCCTAGAAGGGCCTGACCTTTTTGAACCCAACCAATCTATAATAACGCTAAATATTTTTTTCCTCAATATATTTTTTAGCTAAACGAGCAGCTGCATAACAAAAGCCTGCCCTAATTCTCGAGAATTATCGCGACATTATCGATTAATTAGTGCAAGCTCATTAAACAAACAATATTAGGATAGTGATATTGTGTTCGGTAGTCAATATTTTGCAGCAAATTTAGGGGCGGGCGACCTTAAATTCGTTCTTCTTCATACATCTTTTTTAGCCGCTCGAGTGTTCCCTGCAGGTCGGCCGGCAGTTGGTCTTCAAAGCACATGCGCTCACCCGTTCTCGGATGCGTGAACTCTAGACGATACGCGTGCAAAAACTGCCTGGCAAGACCGAGATCGCGCTTCGAACCATTCGTGCCGTATACGGGATCGCCCACGACGGGATGGTGGATATACTTCATGTGCACTCGTATCTGATGTGTCCGCCCCGTCTTCAGACTTACCTCGGCCAGGCTATAATCATCATACATCGCGATCAGGCGATAATGGCTGATCGCATCACGTGCGGCTGTGCCCATAACTGACATCTTCTGCCGAAAACGTGGGCTTCTACCTATCGGGGCATCGACCGTACCCTCGATCTCCTTAAAGCGACCGTGCACCAGCGTAAGATAGGTCCGCTTGATTTCGCGGTCTTTGAGCTCTTTGCTTAATGCCTGATGAGCTTGGTCGTTTTTTGCGACGATCATCAGCCCGGATGTATCTTTGTCGAGCCGGTGGATTATGCCCGGGCGCGTCACTCCGCCGATTCCTGATAGGTTTTCAGCATGTGCGAGCAGCGCGTTTACCAGCGTCCCGCTTGAATGACCGTGCGCCGGATGTACGACCATTCCGGCCGGCTTCGACAACACAATTAGATCGTTATCTTCATATTTAATATCGAGCGGGATATTCTCAGGTTGGATTTCGGTTAGCTCCGGCGGCGGAATCGTTACATCGATTATTTGGCCGTTTTGCACACGGTAATTCTTTGCTAAATGTTTACCGTCGACCAGCACTAACCCCCGGTCGATGAGAGTTTGCGCAAAACTTCGTGATGTTATATCCGGGTTTTTCGAGAGAAAGACATCTAACCGCTCACCGGCGTCATCGGCACCGACAAGCAGGGAGAACTCAAACATCTCCTTGTCATCACTAAGTATCTCGTTGTCTTCTTCGCGCATCTACTTGTTTGCCCGTTTAATCTCGAGTTGACCTTGCCTCAGGTAGTATCCAAAGATAACCGTAATACCGGATATAAACATCACGATGCTAAAGGCCTGCGAAGCGCTCATCCCTAACAAAAACGCAGGGTTCGCGCGGAAGAATTCAACAATAAATCTGAACAAGCCATAGAGCGTAATGAATACCCAAAATAGCATTCCGTCGCTTTTTATTCGCGGCCTCAGCCACAGCAGAACGCCCAGAGTTACGATATTATATGCAAACTCATAGAGCTGTGTCGGTTGAAGCGGTATACCGAGCGGGCGGGCGAAGGATTCCGCATTATTAAAAGTAACGCCCCAGGGCAACGTTGTTTCTTTGCCGTAACAACATCCATTGGCGAAGCAACCAAGCCTGCCGATTGCCGAACCGAGCGCCAATGACGGGGCAACCATGTCGGCAATTTTTCCAACGGGAAGTTTGCGCAGCTTAACGTACCCCACAACAGCGAGGGCGCCGCCGATTAAGCCGCCGTAAAATACAAGGCCGCCCTGCCAGATTGCAAATATTTGGGCAACGTTGCTCGCAAATTCAGACCAAAAATCAATAACATAGACGATTCTCGCGCCGAGAATACCGCCGATCATCGCGAACAAAACGATATCGTAGGCAATATCCGGGTTAAACCCTTTCCGCTTGGCTTCACTTCGAATAAGAATTACCGCAACCAAGAATGCGATTGCCATCGCCACGCCGTAGGTGTGAATTGTTAGCGGTCCTATTTTAAAAAGTACTGGTAGCACAAATAATCATCCTTCTATTAATGCGTATTCTATGAACTCGGCTGTTTTGCTTGGACAACTTCCTTTCGTGCGCTGCTGAGCAGCATGAGAATTACCAGGCCGATACCGATAACAATCGCCGAATCAGCCACGTTAAACACCGGCCATATCCGAAAATCGATAAAATCGGTGACTTTACCGAGATACACCCTGTCTATAAGATTACCAAAAGCGCCACCCAGCACAAGGCCAAATGATACCTTGGAAAGCTTGTCAACCGGTCGCGCAAACCAGTAATACGAAAGCGTGATCATAATAACCAGGACGCTCACAATCAGAAATATGAATTGATGGTTTGGCAGCATGCCGAATGCAGCACCGGGATTCTTTACATACGTGATGTGCAACACTCCCGGTATTACGGGAATGGAATCTCCTGACGCCATGGATAAGCGAATGAAAACTTTAGTTGCCTGGTCGAGTACTATAACAACCAATGCTATGATAGCTAGAAACACCGGTGCACCTCTCTAAAACCGGTTGACACGATAATTGTCGGAGCTGCTGAAATCATTACATATAAACATCTCACACGGCAATAGTCGTTATGTGTGCCCTATACATAGTAAAGCTTGCACTTAATTTGGCGCAAGCTTTATATATTATTAGGCTTTTAGTGTCTCAGCGCGTGAACTCCTTGTAGCCTCGAATTGAAGCTAGACTACCAGCTTCGCTCCTCGTTTTTTTTGTCCTCAATACACAAATCCGTATATGGGATCGCTTCGAGACGTTCCCTTTCGATTGGACGACCGCATACCCTGCAGAAACCGTATGTAACGTCTTCGATACGCTTCAAGGCCTCATTTACTTTTACGATCAGGTCGTTTACGTTTAGCGATAGCGAAAGATCCTTTTCGCGCATGAACGTCTCGGTGCCTATATCAGCGAGATGATTCTGGATCATCTCGTCATTGATCCACTCGCTTTGGCTCTGGTCCATTGTGCTATCAACGTACTTCTGCTCGCTCTCAAGACGCTTTTTTTCTGCTAACAGCCACTCCCTGAACTTGTTGAGCTCTTTCTCGTCCACGGGACTTCCCCCTTAACCGCAATTCCTTAACCGTTGTCCTATACGAGAGCCCTGTCCCACAACAACCCATTGCTAATGCAACGACAATTTATTGCTAATGCAACAATTTATAAGGTAATTTTATATACCCGTCGACGGTGGTTTACTATCAAACGTGCACCATGACTGCGGCGCAGCGCGCGCATAAGCTCGGGTGATCCGCCTCCTCGCCGACCGTCTCTTCATAACGCCAGCAACGCTCGCACTTTACGCCCGGTGCCGCCGAGACTTTTACCGCGAGGTTCGGGATGAGTTCGCTCTTGAACGCATCCGCCGGAGCCTCAAAATACGGTAGTAATACCACATTGGACACGATCATGACCTGGGCAAGCGCATCCCCGTAATGGCCGTGTGCGTAACGGTCCAAGAATTCCCTGGTCGCACCATCCACATAAAGCTCAACTTGGGCTTCGAGCGGGCTGCCAATGGCCTTCGCATTTCGGGCCTCTTCCAACGCCTTTGCTACTTCGCCTCTGATTTTGAGGATCTTATTCCACGTTCCATCGAGCTCCGGATTGAGGTAGCTCTCATTTGCAACCGGCCAATCACTTAAATGGACGCTTGCAACATCGCGCGCGCTTTCCGGGATATAGCCCCAGATCTCTTCACACGTGAACGCGAGAACCGGTGCAAGCATTTTCGTAAAGGTCACCAGTATCTCAAACATTACGGTTTGAGCGGCTTTACGTTCAACCGAGTTTGGCGCCGACGCATACAATCTGTCTTTTAATATATCGAGATAGAGCGAGCTCAACTCATTCGTAAAGAAATTGTAGACCGTATGGTACATCGCGTGATAGCGATAATCATCAAAGTTGGTCGTTACCGTTTTTAGCAATGCCGTCATCTCATGAAGAGCCCATTTATCGACCTCAAGCATCTCGTCATATTCGACCGTATCAATGCCGGGCTTAAAATCATACAGGTTTCCGAGCAGGAACCTGAATGTATTCCTGATTCTTCTATACGCTTCACCGACGTGCTTTAAGATATCAGGCGAGATCGCAACGTCAACGCTATAGTCGCTGGATGCGACCCAGAGACGCAAAATATCTGCGCCCGACTGCTTGATGACATCAAGCGGATCGACGGTATTTCCGAGCGATTTGCTCATTTTGCGACCGTCGCCATCAACAACGAACCCGTGTGTTAGAACCGAATCAAACGGGGCTCTATCGTATACGCCAGTCGACGTCATAAGCGACGACTGGAACCAGCCGCGATGCTGATCGCTGCCCTCCAGATACAGATCTGCCGGCCACCGCAAATCGGGCCACACCTTAAGAACAGCCTCGTGACTTACGCCGGACTCAAACCAGACATCGAGAATATCGGTCTCTTTAGTGAGCGTCATGCCGCCGCAATGCGGGCACGCAAAGCCTTGCGGCAAGATTTCCTCCGCACTCTTCGTAAACCAGGCATCCGCGCCTTCGTTCATAAAGAGGTCGATAACCGCATTAATTGTTGTTTTATTGACGACAGCTTCCTGGCAATCGCCACAGTAAAACGCCGGAATCGGCACGCCCCATGCGCGCTGGCGCGAAATACACCAGTCGGGTCTGGTCTCAACCATGCCGTTGATGCGCCGTACGCTCCAATCCGGTATCCACTTAACGTTATTGATCGCTTTCAGCGCTTCACCGCGCAGATTATTGATATCCATCGAGACGAACCACTGCTCTGTCGCCCTGAAGATAACCGGGTTCTTGCAGCGCCAACAGCACGGATAGGCGTGCGCAATTGAAGTTGAATATGCTAATAATCCCTTTTCACGCAAGAAATCTAATATCTTGGGATTGGCATCGTAAATCGACATACCGGCCCATTGCCCTGCTTCTTTTGTAAACATACCGTTGCCGTCAACCGACATCGGCGCCGGTAAATCATATCTTAAGCCGGTCAGATAGTCTTCCTGGCCGTGGCCGGGCGCCGTGTGAACCGCGCCGGTACCTGTATCCAAACCAACGTAATCAGCAAGAACAACAACGCCCTCTTTCTCAGGAAAGAGCGGGTGTTCGTATTTCAAGAACTCC
Coding sequences:
- the lspA gene encoding signal peptidase II; its protein translation is MFLAIIALVVIVLDQATKVFIRLSMASGDSIPVIPGVLHITYVKNPGAAFGMLPNHQFIFLIVSVLVIMITLSYYWFARPVDKLSKVSFGLVLGGAFGNLIDRVYLGKVTDFIDFRIWPVFNVADSAIVIGIGLVILMLLSSARKEVVQAKQPSS
- a CDS encoding TraR/DksA C4-type zinc finger protein, coding for MDEKELNKFREWLLAEKKRLESEQKYVDSTMDQSQSEWINDEMIQNHLADIGTETFMREKDLSLSLNVNDLIVKVNEALKRIEDVTYGFCRVCGRPIERERLEAIPYTDLCIEDKKNEERSW
- a CDS encoding RluA family pseudouridine synthase; this translates as MREEDNEILSDDKEMFEFSLLVGADDAGERLDVFLSKNPDITSRSFAQTLIDRGLVLVDGKHLAKNYRVQNGQIIDVTIPPPELTEIQPENIPLDIKYEDNDLIVLSKPAGMVVHPAHGHSSGTLVNALLAHAENLSGIGGVTRPGIIHRLDKDTSGLMIVAKNDQAHQALSKELKDREIKRTYLTLVHGRFKEIEGTVDAPIGRSPRFRQKMSVMGTAARDAISHYRLIAMYDDYSLAEVSLKTGRTHQIRVHMKYIHHPVVGDPVYGTNGSKRDLGLARQFLHAYRLEFTHPRTGERMCFEDQLPADLQGTLERLKKMYEEERI
- the lgt gene encoding prolipoprotein diacylglyceryl transferase, producing the protein MLPVLFKIGPLTIHTYGVAMAIAFLVAVILIRSEAKRKGFNPDIAYDIVLFAMIGGILGARIVYVIDFWSEFASNVAQIFAIWQGGLVFYGGLIGGALAVVGYVKLRKLPVGKIADMVAPSLALGSAIGRLGCFANGCCYGKETTLPWGVTFNNAESFARPLGIPLQPTQLYEFAYNIVTLGVLLWLRPRIKSDGMLFWVFITLYGLFRFIVEFFRANPAFLLGMSASQAFSIVMFISGITVIFGYYLRQGQLEIKRANK
- a CDS encoding PD-(D/E)XK nuclease family protein, which translates into the protein MRLSYSAISTYQKCPLSYKFQYIERIPTKPSHHLSFGSSVHAALEFFYSVIEGAEPYSLERLLRELDNVWLSEGYESLAHQQEYKDKGRAILTKFYEANVAAFAKPVAVEQRFAISLGNDLTLSGIIDRIDRRPDGGFEIIDYKTNGKLPPRTKIKTDLQLPIYHMAVEDMYGIAPKQVTLYFLVPGEKMSASKTKTDIDRAKDTIYKVADGIKRDTEHGLFEPLGNPLCPWCDFIELCPMHKNDPVIMAKAAANGKLAGLAARKEQSSIQNQPATSAMITELKKSATQIERVVDEYFDLVNTIEAARTRLNELQPVIHEYCEKNKLASIRGTHGQLSRSARKTTHYNIDKLRALLEPRGLWEKVLDVNGALLKQLLEDSASEDELRKLIATAKEVEEIGYVLYIKDEPADE
- the speB gene encoding agmatinase, with protein sequence MYASLPFNFLGIDENSSFDEADVVIVPVPYDATTTYKAGTREGPLAIINASRQVELYDMEFETEIYKKVGIHTMNELLPNMAGPKEQIKDVKQAVLNVVEGNKFPVMIGGEHSITLGAVQALRERYPDITVLQLDAHTDLRDTYEETKYSHACVMRRIYDEGISFAQLGVRNSSAEEAAFIKEKNIFSVSAPQYKFGYYGVEDIVDALGDTVYITIDMDVFDPSEVPAVGTPEPGGITWYELLRIIDEITFHKKVVGFDVVELAPISGNPASDFFAAKLIYKLIGYCFRDKIRGYTGPEIEIIE
- the speD gene encoding adenosylmethionine decarboxylase, whose protein sequence is MNKGNHLIVDVHNQAFDLLVDDKKLLQTIVNAANEVGANIINQSRYHFGHNSSPGCTAFIMLDESHVSVHTYADDGKMALDVFTCGATSCDKILESICRQLGIKKEDVEAKHIPRF
- the pyrR gene encoding bifunctional pyr operon transcriptional regulator/uracil phosphoribosyltransferase PyrR, whose protein sequence is MGFKEKALVMDSTAMERAITRIAHEILENNRGAENLALVGIRNRGIFFARRLAEKIKQIEMVDIPVGSLDISMYRDDVSTFATPKIYKTEIPFDVRDKTIILVDDVLFTGRTTRASLDAIMDYGRPAAIQLAVMIDRGHREVPIRADYVGKNIPTARKERVQVNVSEIDNKDSVVIGEEE
- a CDS encoding deoxyhypusine synthase family protein, producing the protein MEKRDLLKHPIQHLDLSKIEGLDQLLRGFEATSYQSRNLAKARNVLDTMVKDEKATIFLGIAGAIVPGGLRKVVRDMIKNHMIDALVSTGANLTHDIIEALGFHHYIGSSHANDGVLEGLKIDRIYDTYISNDDFESVEFAIADMASELEPRAYSSREFLAYLGSRIEDPNSILRAAYEEDVPAFCPALCDSAIGIALTHLYAQSENNGRGPGNLIIDQIRDNYEIAQIKLKAEETGAIYVGGGVPKNYIQQLEPMLDTMGYRKIPGHKYAIQITTDDPKWGGLSGCTFEEAQSWGKITKDAQIATVYLDATIGLPLIIGAFMQSNKDFNRKRNFSWVGNQLERIER